In Synechococcus sp. A18-25c, a single window of DNA contains:
- a CDS encoding chlorophyll a/b-binding protein has product MIDPTTIPVRRLPRYGFHTHTERLNGRAAMLGFIALLVVEIKLGHGLLIW; this is encoded by the coding sequence ATGATTGATCCCACCACGATCCCGGTTCGTCGACTGCCTCGGTATGGGTTTCACACCCACACTGAGCGCCTCAACGGGCGTGCTGCCATGCTCGGCTTCATTGCCCTTCTCGTGGTTGAGATCAAGCTTGGCCATGGCCTCCTGATCTGGTGA
- the rlmN gene encoding 23S rRNA (adenine(2503)-C(2))-methyltransferase RlmN, which translates to MSKTLLGRSAAELEDWVVSQGQKPFRGRQLHDWLYAKGARCLDDITVLPKAWRSSLQDEGVTIGRLKEVHRSVAADATTKLLLATEDGETIETVGIPTDQRLTVCVSSQVGCPMACRFCATGKDGLQRSLRTHEIVDQVLSVREAMDRRPSHIVFMGMGEPLLNSQAVLEAIRCLNDDLGIGQRRITVSTVGVPKTLPQLAELALETLGRAQFTLAVSLHAPNQQLREELIPTAHAYPYDDLLEDCRHYLAVTGRRVSFEYILLGNLNDRPQHAEELADRVGGFQSHVNLIAYNPIEEEEFQRPSRERIDGFRRVLERRGIAVSLRASRGLDQDAACGQLRRSRLK; encoded by the coding sequence GTGAGCAAGACCCTGCTCGGCCGCAGCGCGGCCGAGCTTGAAGACTGGGTCGTGTCCCAGGGGCAGAAGCCCTTCCGGGGCCGGCAGCTCCACGATTGGTTGTACGCCAAGGGTGCCCGCTGTCTGGATGACATCACGGTGCTGCCCAAAGCGTGGCGATCCAGTCTTCAGGACGAAGGGGTGACTATCGGTCGCCTCAAGGAAGTGCACCGATCGGTTGCCGCAGATGCGACCACCAAGCTTCTGCTGGCCACCGAAGACGGTGAAACGATCGAAACCGTTGGCATCCCAACCGATCAGCGACTGACAGTTTGTGTGTCCAGCCAGGTGGGATGTCCGATGGCCTGCCGCTTCTGCGCAACTGGCAAGGACGGTCTGCAGCGCTCACTGCGCACGCATGAAATCGTTGATCAGGTGCTGAGCGTGCGCGAAGCCATGGATCGTCGCCCCTCCCACATCGTGTTCATGGGGATGGGTGAACCACTGTTGAACAGTCAAGCGGTGCTCGAGGCGATTCGTTGCCTCAACGATGATCTCGGCATCGGCCAGCGCCGGATCACCGTGAGCACGGTTGGCGTGCCAAAGACGCTTCCGCAGCTGGCGGAACTGGCCCTCGAGACACTTGGTCGCGCGCAATTCACACTGGCCGTCAGCCTGCATGCACCGAATCAGCAGCTGCGCGAGGAATTGATCCCCACCGCGCATGCCTACCCCTATGACGATCTCCTCGAGGATTGCCGTCACTACCTGGCGGTGACCGGTCGGCGGGTGAGTTTTGAATACATCTTGCTCGGCAATCTCAATGATCGTCCGCAGCATGCTGAGGAGCTGGCGGATCGTGTGGGTGGCTTTCAGAGCCATGTGAATCTGATTGCTTACAACCCAATCGAAGAAGAGGAGTTTCAGCGGCCCTCCCGTGAACGCATCGACGGCTTCAGGCGGGTGCTTGAGCGTCGTGGCATCGCTGTCAGCCTGCGGGCTAGCCGTGGTCTGGACCAGGATGCAGCCTGCGGTCAGCTGCGGCGCTCGCGCCTGAAGTAG